From the Sceloporus undulatus isolate JIND9_A2432 ecotype Alabama unplaced genomic scaffold, SceUnd_v1.1 scaffold_12768, whole genome shotgun sequence genome, one window contains:
- the LOC121918470 gene encoding dynein axonemal heavy chain 2-like gives MVVPDSTLIAEIILFGEGFNNCKVLAKKVYTLYSLAMQQLSKHYDFGLWALTSLLRYMGRSAGFGLTLQMRRLFNHLFCFGSFLGSPHDMNIAKLTSSDVPLFNAIIQDLFLGIECPVIDYGKEVLEQELREMGLQVIPFTITKVIQLYETKNSRHSSMIVGNTGSGKTVTWRALQATLCSLHKSGDPTGNIVR, from the exons aTGGTGGTGCCTGATTCCACCCTCATTGCAGAAATCATACTCTTTGGAGAAGGCTTCAATAACTGCAAG GTCCTAGCCAAGAAGGTCTACACCTTGTACTCATTGGCCATGCAGCAGCTCTCCAAGCACTATGATTTTGGCCTCTGGGCACTCACTTCTCTGCTCCGTTACATGGGAAGAAGCGCAGGGTTCGGCCTGACCTTACAGATGAGGAG GCTCTTTAAtcatctcttctgctttggttcCTTCTTAGGTTCTCCTCATGACATGAATATAGCCAAACTGACATCCAGTGATGTGCCCCTCTTCAACGCCATCATTCAGGACCTCTTTCTGGGCATCGAATGCCCTGTCATTGATTATGGAAAG GAAGTGCTTGAGCAGGAATTGAGGGAAATGGGGCTTCAGGTGATCCCCTTCACTATAACCAAGGTGATCCAGCTGTACGAGACCAAGAACTCCCGCCACTCCTCCATGATTGTGGGCAACACAGGCAGTGGCAAGACTGTTACCTGGCGTGCCTTGCAAGCTACCCTCTGTAGCCTGCACAAGAGCGGAGACCCCACCGGCAACATAGTCCGG